Proteins encoded in a region of the Salifodinibacter halophilus genome:
- a CDS encoding ATP-grasp domain-containing protein, protein MQSTFPGCGIFGVEMFYLETGELLINEIAPRPHNSGHYTIDACVTSQFEAHLRSILDLPMPKNFTSFSTITTNAIMLNVLGDKHTKDKELETCERAKA, encoded by the coding sequence ATGCAATCAACTTTTCCCGGTTGTGGTATATTTGGTGTGGAAATGTTCTATTTAGAAACAGGGGAATTGCTTATTAACGAAATTGCCCCAAGGCCTCACAACTCTGGACATTATACCATTGATGCTTGCGTCACTTCTCAATTTGAAGCTCATTTGAGATCAATATTGGATTTGCCAATGCCAAAGAATTTCACATCTTTCTCCACCATTACAACGAACGCCATTATGCTAAATGTTCTTGGAGACAAACATACAAAAGATAAAGAGCTAGAAACTTGCGAAAGAGCAAAGGCCTGA
- a CDS encoding MFS transporter, which produces MTIVAALMTVFFIMQLVGQVPAA; this is translated from the coding sequence ATGACTATCGTCGCCGCACTTATGACTGTCTTCTTTATCATGCAACTCGTAGGACAGGTGCCGGCAGC